CGACGTCGTAGAGCAGCACGTCCTCGTCGGACTCGACGATCGCCAGACCGGGGGAGCCGAGGTGAGCGGACAGCCAATCGGCGGTGACGAGCCGTTCTGGATGGGCGTAGGCCTGCAGGGTGGGGCTGGGATCCGGGGGAAGCGGCACGTCCTAAAGCCTACTCAGTGCTTGCGCACCACCCGTTCGGCCTGGCCGGGCTTCCAGATGGTGACGTCCAAGTGGCCGTCGCTGAGGTGGACCGCCGACGCCCCGGTGAGGTCGACGCCGATGAGGTCGAACTCCTGGCCGCGCAGGTCGAGGCCGATGTCGTCGAACAACGCGTCGGCGAAGCGCTGGTGCAGCGCGCTGGAGGGGGCGACATACGGCGCGACATAGGCCCGTCCCCACAGTTTCGCGTCGCCGTCGGTGACCTCGGTGTCGACGGTCGCGGTGTGCAGGCACAACCGCGGATCACGTTGCAGATCCCGGTATTTGGTGGTGTCTGGCATGCCGGTGATCCACAACGTGTCCTCGAATATCCGCGGCTCCATCGGGCTGATCCGCGGGAAGCCGTCGGCGCGCAGTGTGGCCAGCATGCACAGATTGCGCGTGGCGCGATGACGACGGATGAAGGTGGCGGCGATTTGTGGGGCCTGTTC
This genomic stretch from Mycobacterium paragordonae harbors:
- a CDS encoding pyridoxamine 5'-phosphate oxidase family protein, with translation MATWTEFAEQAPQIAATFIRRHRATRNLCMLATLRADGFPRISPMEPRIFEDTLWITGMPDTTKYRDLQRDPRLCLHTATVDTEVTDGDAKLWGRAYVAPYVAPSSALHQRFADALFDDIGLDLRGQEFDLIGVDLTGASAVHLSDGHLDVTIWKPGQAERVVRKH